The following proteins are co-located in the Microbulbifer sp. VAAF005 genome:
- a CDS encoding DUF1971 domain-containing protein: MKELPGCIAPYKKTPEFTEENIPPGLLKDHTTKEGVWGKIIILAGSLEYTIQEPEVEIIELSPERSGVVEPTVKHHVKPLGAVKFYVEFYR, encoded by the coding sequence ATGAAAGAATTACCAGGATGTATAGCTCCATATAAGAAAACCCCTGAATTCACTGAGGAGAATATCCCCCCAGGACTACTGAAAGATCACACTACCAAGGAGGGCGTATGGGGGAAGATAATAATCCTCGCTGGGTCACTGGAATATACGATTCAAGAGCCCGAGGTGGAGATTATTGAGCTAAGTCCAGAAAGATCTGGCGTAGTAGAGCCAACTGTAAAGCACCATGTTAAGCCGCTGGGGGCAGTAAAATTTTATGTTGAATTCTATCGATAA